A single region of the Manihot esculenta cultivar AM560-2 chromosome 12, M.esculenta_v8, whole genome shotgun sequence genome encodes:
- the LOC122725275 gene encoding uncharacterized protein LOC122725275, giving the protein MNEIDEAVQVQEEILEHTPQALGGQANASSSSSVRTRGPNLGHPIPSNPSDRQLIRLKGTVFLDSTVTRSITNDIKMRYTAPWKTWSEIPLKTKDELFGLFRSRYAWDESEEGMVRIAWEKVGKERLRDILNRVRSELLHKHKKTDVAYLYNLGPDWMEAEIWNELVAYWSTPEWRKKSEAGKANRNVEKDGTITKHSGGSIKLEVHENRLAKKLGRQPTQLELFRATHTKRGVKVFTLMENHDELMELI; this is encoded by the exons ATGAATGAAATAGATGAGGCAGTACAGGTCCAGGAGGAAATACTGGAGCATACTCCACAAGCATTAGGGGGCCAAGCAAACgcatcctcatcatcatcagttCGAACTAGAGGTCCGAATTTGGGACATCCTATCCCATCAAACCCGTCTGATCGTCAATTGATTAGATTGAAAGGAACTGT ttttttaGATTCCACAGTTACTAGATCAATCACTAATGACATTAAGATGCGCTATACTGCTCCATGGAAAACTTGGTCAGAAATACCTTTAAAGACAAAAGACGAGCTCTTCGGACTTTTTCGG AGTCGATATGCATGGGATGAGAGTGAAGAAGGTATGGTTCGAATTGCTTGGGAAAAGGTAGGTAAAGAAAGACTGCGAGACATTCTTAATAGAGTTAGGAGCGAATTGTTGCACAAGCACAAGAAGACGGATGTTGCTTATCTATATAATTTAGGACCAGATTGGATGGAGGCAGAGATATGGAATGAACTTGTTGCATATTGGAGTACACCAGAGTGGAGAAAGAAATCAGAAGCTGGTAAAGCAAATAGAAACGTAGAAAAAGATGGGACTATTACGAAACACTCTGGTGGTTCAATAAAATTGGAGGTTCATGAGAATAGATTG GCAAAGAAGTTGGGTAGAcaaccaactcaacttgaacTATTTCGTGCAACTCACACAAAAAGGGGAGTCAAGGTGTTTACATTGATGGAAAATCACGACGAGTTGAT gGAGCTTATTTGA